The DNA sequence TATCACATAGCGGCTATTATGAGTATGCAGGGTATGAATTATCCTCTTCCGATTGCTCATAAAACCTTTATGGATTATATTTTTACAAATTCCAAATTCCAAGATAATTTTGGGAACCTGTTTAAATAATAATGACTGCAAATAATGAAAAACCTGAGCTCATTCCGATTGACTCAGGTTTTTCGGTTTTATACAAAGGCAAGTACTTATATTCAAAACACTCACCGCAAAAAAATATCCTACAATTAATTTCTTCTATTGTAATTCAAAATGAAACATTGGTTCTTTGTGTATCTCCGGTTTTGGGATACGGATTAAAAGAGCTTTTAGAAAAACTCCCGGCGGATTCTTTTGCCCTCGCTTTGGAAGCTGATGAAAAACTGTTGAAGCTTTCAAAAAATAAAATCGATAAAAATATTTTAGAAGATTCTAAATTTTTATATACGGGAACGGATTCGATAAATATCTTATTAAAGCAGTTTGATGATTTTATTAAAGGAAAAAAAATTAGACGCGTTATAAGAATAGATTTTTCGGGAGGAGCGGCTTTAAATCAATCCTTTTATTCTCAAGCCTTTGATTTTATCTCTCAATATATTTCGCAAATATGGATTAACCGATTAACGCTAATTCAATTCGGCAGAAATTATGCCCGTAATTTTTTTAAAAACTATTATTCGATTTTACGTTCTATTGTAAAGAGCCCTGATAAAAGTTCGGCTTTAAATATAAATTCTTATTTCGGTTATTTAATTGAAAAATCGGTTAATAGACCTATTGTTGTAATAGGAGCAGGACCGTCTCTTGATTCTTCCATTGAATTTATAAAAGAAAACAGGGATAGGTTTTTTGTTCTTGCGGTTGATGCTGCTTTTGCAGGACTTTATCCCGAAATAAGACCTGACGCTGTTGTTTTGCTTGAGTCGCAATATTGGATTCAAAAAGCCTTTATCGGCATTACGGATTTAGATATTCCCATTATCGCGGATTTGACATCGAACCCTTCTTTGCTCGTAAAGTTAAATGGAAATAAGGCTTTTTTCTTTACCGATTATTCCGCGCAAGATTCCTTGGCAAGTTCTTTTTTTTCCGTTTTAAAAGAAAAAAATATTTTACCTTTAAGACTTGAAGCTATGGGCTCGGTGGGGCTTGCTGCCTTAGCCCTTGCCGAAAGATTGGCTTTTGACGATCTTCCTATTTTTCATACAGGTTTGGATTTTTCGTGGGGGCAGGGATTCAGTCATTCAAAATTAAGCTATCAAGTTAAAAATATATTTTCGGATATTTCCAAAATAAAAAGTCTTTACACGGGAGAATCTTTGTTTCCGAATAAGCTTAGTTTTGAAAAAGGTAAAAACGGCAGACTTGCTTTTACTTCTCCCAATTTAAAAAATTACGGAGAGCTTTATAAAAAACTTTTTGCTTCTAAAGAAAGCTTTTTTGATATAGGGCAATCAGGTTTGGAGCTAAATTCAAAAAAAATAAACTTTGATACGGCAAAAAAAATCATAGACGATTTTTATTCGTGCGGAGGGGTTGTTGATTTGAGCTATGAAGCATCTTGTTCTATAAATAAAAATAATAAAAAAAAATTTATAAATTATAATTATGCAGATAAAGAAAAAGCGATAAAAGATTTTTTAATTTCCGAAAAAGAAAAACTTCTTAGGCTCAAAAGTATTTTTATCGGAAAAATAAATTCTTCTGATGCAGAAATTAAAACTCTTCTTTTATCTATGCCTTATCTATATCTTCATTTCCCGGATTATAATTCCTTATCCGAAACCCTCTTGGATAAACATTTTTTATCCCGTGTAAGAATTGAGATAGAATATTTTTTAAAAATACATCTGACAAATGAAAATTTTACCAATTAAGAAAATGCCAAAGCTTTACTAAAATTCATATCGTATAAATTTT is a window from the Treponema denticola genome containing:
- a CDS encoding 6-hydroxymethylpterin diphosphokinase MptE-like protein — translated: MTANNEKPELIPIDSGFSVLYKGKYLYSKHSPQKNILQLISSIVIQNETLVLCVSPVLGYGLKELLEKLPADSFALALEADEKLLKLSKNKIDKNILEDSKFLYTGTDSINILLKQFDDFIKGKKIRRVIRIDFSGGAALNQSFYSQAFDFISQYISQIWINRLTLIQFGRNYARNFFKNYYSILRSIVKSPDKSSALNINSYFGYLIEKSVNRPIVVIGAGPSLDSSIEFIKENRDRFFVLAVDAAFAGLYPEIRPDAVVLLESQYWIQKAFIGITDLDIPIIADLTSNPSLLVKLNGNKAFFFTDYSAQDSLASSFFSVLKEKNILPLRLEAMGSVGLAALALAERLAFDDLPIFHTGLDFSWGQGFSHSKLSYQVKNIFSDISKIKSLYTGESLFPNKLSFEKGKNGRLAFTSPNLKNYGELYKKLFASKESFFDIGQSGLELNSKKINFDTAKKIIDDFYSCGGVVDLSYEASCSINKNNKKKFINYNYADKEKAIKDFLISEKEKLLRLKSIFIGKINSSDAEIKTLLLSMPYLYLHFPDYNSLSETLLDKHFLSRVRIEIEYFLKIHLTNENFTN